A genome region from Mercenaria mercenaria strain notata chromosome 11, MADL_Memer_1, whole genome shotgun sequence includes the following:
- the LOC123531957 gene encoding 3-[(3aS,4S,7aS)-7a-methyl-1,5-dioxo-octahydro-1H-inden-4-yl]propanoyl:CoA ligase-like, which yields MDTALSYASAPSSREYTYKTNMQMLSHWAHLYPEKEAFVEYDAHAQRHSITCQELLKKSKAFGWYVASIGIKKGDVVAFCMNNSLNMLVSMFGVQFAGGIPISTMQSMADGSDVIDTIRDHNSKLLIMDAKEGDQSWHMLQNIQLSKDSAQLLDIIYNNNLSELFRYNFKEKATYVVDLANTTEVQLPQLYPEDLAVYFKTSGSTGKPKLVGHCHFEFFSTNTINDYLGIDEQSIFFCDRPFGWSVGSPRTYLASGTTRVFTDSFLSIQKNNIEFLSNIIYQEKCTHMYLPGYLVSDLLKSRGNEDKFSTVKSIIFAGERISKRYAEMQGRFCKKLVVWYGSTEAAGVSAFSSQNPAEFEDGIIGKPLPGYEMKIVDERGNVVPVGEKGELYVRSVYRFIEYKGMREKFLDTVDQRNWLHTGDLVHQRADGNFILNGRKSEQMSVGSMKIFPQEVEKVLISCPEVDAVVAVPVPDERLHDAICACIVLSKTNAGDVEDMQTYFDHLWADNALFKPKYYIAFEKLPGNVSGKIDRKGIAKIAASKLNL from the exons ATGGATACCGCCTTAAGTTACGCGAGTGCTCCAAGTTCAAGAGAGTACACGTATAAAACAAACATGCAGATGCTCTCTCACTGGGCGCACTTATATCCAGAGAAGGAGGCGTTTGTAGAATATGATGCACATGCGCAAAGACATTCCATAACATGTCAAGAGTTGTTGAAGAAAAGTAAAGCTTTCGGATGGTATGTGGCCAGTATTGGGATCAAGAAAGGTGATGTCGTAGCGTTCTGCATGAACAATTCTTTGAACATGCTTGTTTCAATGTTTGGTGTTCAGTTTGCTGGAGGAATACCAATATCGACCATGCAAAGTATGGCAGACGGAAGTGACGTCATTGATACGATCCGCGACCACAATTCCAAACTGCTAATAATGGATGCTAAAGAAGGGGACCAAAGCTGGCATATGTTACAGAACATTCAGTTATCTAAAGATTCTGCACAACTTCTTGACAtcatatacaataacaatttgTCCGAACTTTTCAGATATaactttaaagaaaaagcaaCCTATGTTGTCGATTTAGCAAATACAACGGAAGTTCAACTTCCGCAATTGTATCCAGAAGATTTAGCTGTTTATTTCAAAACGTCTGGAAGTACCGGAAAACCGAAACTTGTAGGCCattgtcattttgaattttttagtaCGAACACAATTAACGATTATCTTGGAATAGACGAGCAGTCCATATTTTTCTGTGACAGACCGTTTGGGTGGAGTGTAGGGTCTCCGAGAACGTATCTTGCCTCTGGGACAACACGAGTATTCACGGACAGCTTCTTGTCGATTCAGAAAAACAACATAG AGTTTCTGTCTAACATTATATACCAAGAGAAGTGCACGCACATGTATCTACCCGGCTATCTCGTCTCGGACCTACTTAAAAGTCGTGGAAATGAGGATAAATTTTCAACTGTCAAATCTATCATTTTTGCAGGAGAAAG GATCTCAAAACGGTATGCGGAAATGCAAGGGCGTTTCTGTAAGAAACTTGTCGTCTGGTATGGGTCTACAGAGGCAGCTGGGGTATCAGCTTTTTCTTCCCAGAATCCTGCGGAGTTTGAAGACGGAATTATTGGGAAACCTTTGCCAG GATACGAGATGAAAATAGTTGACGAGCGAGGTAATGTTGTGCCAGTGGGAGAGAAAGGAGAGTTGTATGTTCGCAGTGTTTACAGGTTCATAGAATACAAAGGTATGCGGGAAAAGTTTCTGGATACAGTTGACCAAAGAAACTGGCTTCACACTGGTGATTTGGTGCATCAACGCGCTGACGGCAACTTTATATTGAATGGACGAAAAAGTGAGCAAATGTCTGTTGGTAGTATGAAGATCTTTCCGCAAGAAGTCGAGAAAGTCTTAATCAGTTGCCCAGAAGTAGACGCAGTTGTAGCCGTACCAGTTCCGGATGAAAGACTTCACGATGCGATATGCGCTTGTATAGTTCTATCAAAGACAAATGCTGGGGATGTAGAAGATATGCAAACATATTTCGACCATTTGTGGGCTGACAATGCTTTATTCAAGCCGAAGTACTATATAGCCTTTGAGAAATTACCGGgaaatgtaagtggaaaaatAGACAGAAAAGGGATTGCTAAGATAGCAGCTTCTAAACTGAATCTTTGA